In the Malania oleifera isolate guangnan ecotype guangnan chromosome 1, ASM2987363v1, whole genome shotgun sequence genome, one interval contains:
- the LOC131151635 gene encoding uncharacterized protein LOC131151635 isoform X1 gives MAAPGKCFLVTGPPGVGKSTLIMRVLESLKTSNPNLKVQGFYTREIRQGSERVGFEVVTLHGRKGPLASSTNTCPESIRWPSVGKYKVDVASFESLALPELQVQEDTDLFIIDEVGKMELYSSSFLPAVLKVLESNIPVLASIPIPKFGRDVPGVARLRNHGGATIFTLNTSNRDALKERVWSQLADLLPKH, from the exons TCCTCGTCACCGGGCCTCCC GGAGTAGGAAAGAGCACTCTAATCATGAGAGTGTTGGAAAGCctcaaaacctcaaaccctaacttAAAGGTTCAGGGTTTCTACACTC gTGAGATAAGGCAAGGAAGTGAGAGGGTAGGGTTTGAAGTTGTTACCTTACATGGTCGCAAGGGGCCTTTAGCTTCTTCAACAAACACATG CCCAGAGTCTATAAGATGGCCTAGTGTTGGAAAGTACAAAGTAGATGTTGCATCTTTTGAGTCGCTGGCATTGCCTGAGTTGCAG GTACAAGAAGACACTGATCTCTTCATCATTGATGAGGTTGGAAAAATGGAGTTGTACAGCTCTTCATTCTTACCCGCAGTGTTGAAAGTTCTAGAATCAAATATCCCGGTGTTGGCTTCCATCCCCATTCCCAAATTTGGCAGGGATGTACCTGGAG TTGCAAGGTTGAGGAATCATGGAGGGGCAACCATTTTTACACTGAACACAAGCAACAGGGATGCTCTTAAAGAGAGGGTTTGGTCCCAGTTGGCAGACTTACTGCCTAAGCATTAG